The Gracilibacillus caseinilyticus genome segment GGATAAATCTTCATAATAATACAGAATAAGAACTTCTCTGTACTTTATGTCAACCTTGTATAAACATTTGGCAACTAAATCCGCTTCTGTATTTTTTGCTATTTCTTCATCTGGACTTTTCATATTACTGGAAAGTTTTAGTTTAGTCAGATTTAAATATTTTAATTTATTCTTTGGACTCTTCAAAAAATCTTTTGATTTATTAATAGCAATTTTATAAAGCCAGGTTTTCAACGAAGAATTACCTTTAAATTGATAAAATTTCTGGGAATACGTTATGAATGTTTCTTGAACAATGTCTTCCGCTGTTGCCCAATTTTTCACATATGAATACGTTAATTTCAGTATTGATGTACCATACTGATGCATAATTTTTCTAAGTTCATTCTCATCAACAAAAGATTTTTCATGTTCACCCATACTTCTCCCCCCTTCCCTAGTAAATTCATCCTTTAGACGAGAGGTTTTATATTCGGTTACACCTTTTCACTAATTATTCCATTACAAAAGAGGTACAACGTTTAAATAAGTATTGTACCTCAGCTATAATCTCCATTTCTTTAATTTTTCTCAAAACAAAGTGTGTTCAATCACTACAAATTGATCATTTCCTAAGAAAAACCGGGAAAGCCCACCCGGTCCTAACTAACAAATAATATACAACTACCTATAATATGGATTATGTAAACTAGCGTTGAAGTCATTTTGAAATGTTTAGTGTGCTGGCAATACCGCTTCGGCCAACCACTTCGCGTCCTGCGGGGCCCGGCTGAAGCTAACTTTGTGAAGAAGAACGCTTCACAAAGTGGATCTTCAGCACCTGCACGTCCCGCGGGAGTCTACGTGGTTGGCCTACGCTCATTTTTAGTTCCACAATTAAGGCGACAGGTAGGATATGGAGCACTATCTGCTTCATTTGATGATATACAATGCCTAGCACGACTGCTTTTAGCTATTCTATACGTTGTAGTACTTCACTTAAGCGTAGGAAATATGCGGAGACTCCTCATGCGTCAGCGCGAGCTGAAGATCCACTTAGTCTGTGCCTGTGTCTGTATGTATTGCTTCGAAGCAGGCTTCCTCGGCACAAGGCAGCAAAGAAGTTGTTCAAGTAGTAGCCTAGCTGAAGCCGTGCCCCACAGGACGCGGAGCATATTTCCGGAGCTTTGCTAAGCAGATGAAATCTATCAAAATTACCACAATGTCAGATAGTTCTAGTCTACATAATCCATATTATAAGAATCCATCTTCATGTACAGCATGATTACTTCTATGCTGTACTTATATACTTTCTTCACTGATTAAGAAACATCATAAATGTTGTTTTTAAGAAGCACTCTTATCCATATAAGCCACTTCCCAAAGGTGACCATCCAAATCCTCAAATCCCCAAATGTACACAAATCCATGGTCTTGTGCTTCATTATATGGCGCACCACCGATAGACAATGCTTTATTGACTATTTCATCATCCTGCTCTCTGCTTTCTGTAGAAATACAAAAAATTGCCTCGGCAGCAATATTCGTGTCAACAATTTCTTTCTTCGTAAAACTTTTAAATCTTTCTTCCACCATGATCATTGCAAAGATATTTTCTCCAATAATGACACAAGAGGTCGTCTCGTCTGAAAACTGTGGATTGATTTCGAACCCTAGTTCCTTGTAAAAATGAGTCGCTTTGTTAATGTCTTTCACCGATAAATTCAAAAAGAAATCTTGAGATTTGAATGTCATTTTTCACTACCACCTTATATAATATTTAGATGACCGTGCGTGCCTTGTGTCATTACTTGATCATTCCCCGTTGTATGCTCGTCTCAACTCAGCAATATTAAACTTCTTCATACCAAGAAATGCTTTCGTTACACGATTAATTTGATCTGCTGTACCATTACGCAGCATCTCATCCATTTCTGTCGGAACAATTTGCCATGATACACCAAATTGATCTTTTAACCAACCACATTCCTCTGCTTCTGGAACAACCGAAAGCTTGTTCCAATAGTTATCTATTTCTTCTTGTGAATCGCATTTCACCATAAATGAAATAGCTTCGTTAAAGTCAAACCCATGTGGTTTTCCACTATCCATCGCTGCAAACCACTGGCTTTCCAGCATAAAATCGGAGAACATGACCGATCCCTCTTTGTCCGGCTCCATTCCTGCTGGATAATGAGCTATATTGCCCATTTGTGCATTATTAAATATAGACAAGTAAAAGTTGACTGCTTCTTCTGCTTTTCCACACTTATCCCCGACAAATAAAAACGATGGCACAATAGTTGGCCGCTCTTCGCCTTCTGAGTTGGTTAGCATTAGTTGCCAAGTCACTCCATATTTATCCTGAATCCATCCATACTTATCGCTAAAAGGGTATTGGTTAAGCGGCATCAAAGCTTGACCACCTTCAGACAATTTATCCCAAACCTCCACTAATTTTTCATCTGCATTTTCATCCTGTGATTTATCAAAATGCACAAAGAAAGAAATAGATGGATTGAATGTAAAGAATGGACCAGCGCTAATCGACATGAATTCTTGTCCCCATAATGTAAAAGAAACTTGATCACAATCCCCGGATGGTGTGTCATAAAGCGTCGTAATATCCGTTATTTCCGATTCGGGAAAGACAGAAACATAGAACTCCGCTGCTTCCTTTGCTTCGTTGTCATACCATAAGTGTGGAATAATTTTTGACATCCTTTCACTCCTCATTTGAAATATGTATTATCATTTTTTTAATTTACCAAAAGTGTCCAGTAATAATTGCACGACTATCAAACATAAAAGATAGGCAATCCCAGGTTCACTCGTTCCTAAAATCAGTACAAGCAGGAAAAGCAGCGTGGATAAACTGAACAAAATGAGTAGATACACTATACTACTTAGAATAGAAATCAAGCTTATTCCTCCATTAACTATATCATTTTTGCTGAATCAGTGTCATTAACGCTTCAGGGACCAGCCGTAATCGTCCCTCTACAAAATCACTTAAAGGCTTCCAAAATAAGTTGATCTTCTCTCCATCATCTTCAATTCCTTCAAATGATTCGATATGATATATTGTTTGATCAACAAATTGAGCATCGTATACCATTACGATCTCATGCCCGGTATCACCATTGAAAGTAAAGAAATTCTCAACAGCACCTAAATAACTAAGGTTCGTTATTTCTTGATTTATTTCCTCGGTAATTTCTCTAACGAGGGCATCAGCACTTGATTCCCCGAACTCCATTCCTCCTCCAATCGGACGGTAGAAATAATCACCTTTCACAGAATCAAAACCTTCTGCTACCAGAATAGAATTCTGATTGCTAAATATACAGATGACGATCGGTCTGATTATTCTTTTTTGCATATAAGCCTCCAACGAATATTTTTACTGGAATTGTTAGTCTGCTGAGGTTCTTTTATAACACTAGATATACAATTTTTTCACACCATTCTTTTTTCTCTGCTAACCCTGTTTTTCTGGAAAGTTGTTTATTTAACCGAAAAAATTCAGGTAGGATACTTGCCACCGTTTTCATTATTTCCTGTGAGGATCGGCTACAATCCCATTCTGCTAATAAGGATAATTGCCATTCTTTCAAATTACTTCTGCCACCTTCTAACTTTGACCAGTTTCCATACAAGCTGTCTACTCGGTATCCTGCTTCCATATACCAGCCACTAACTATTAACCATCTGATTTTATCTAAATTTGCCAATGCATAATAGCTTTCATTTCTCATTACTGCTCGATATGTTTCATGAAAAAAGGCAAATATTTTCTCCCGCCAGAATTCTACTTCCCCTTTAGCAGGCCGGTGGTCTAGCTTAGCAGATTGCTCTAACACTTTAGAAATGATACCGTGAGGATCGTAAAGTGCCTGAAGTCCTTTCAACCATATAGAAGGTGTTAACTCTTTTGGTTCTTTATAGAAGGTATCAATCTTAACAAAACATTCATAATGGGTAACAAGGACAGGAGTGTGATCACTTCCTTCAAAGTATAAAACGTTGCCCCATTTTTTTGAGCGTTCTCTCTTTTCACGAATAAAATCCGGCTTTGAATCTGGCTTTACAATAATGTGCAAATCTATATCAGAATAACGATCAGCATTCCCTTTTGCCAGGGAACCACCAAGTACGATCCCTAATACTTGTGGATCTGATTTAAAATCATTTAGCACATTATCCAGCAGTTTGTTACGATGTATCGGAAGCTTTGAATCTCGCACACTATATTTACTTACAAATCCCACACACTTAAAATCAACCTTTCAAAAATGGATTTATTACAATATTCGATATTTATCTTAAAATTCCTTTATTAATACCGTAGAAAGCAAAATAGTCAGTCCCACAATCTCCGAACAGAATACAGTTCAAAATCTGAAAATACTAACTCATAAATATCTGGCATCGTCGTATTTATCCAAAAGTCAAATCCGTATCTGCTGTTAAAATAATTCATGATGATTGTCATAACATTCCCATGTGTACCGATTATCATCTTCTTGCCATAATAGGTAAGTAAAAGCTCCTTAATAACAGGAATAGCACGATTCTGAACATCGCTCACTGATTCACCATCTGGCAATGAATAATCACGATTTTGA includes the following:
- a CDS encoding sigma-70 family RNA polymerase sigma factor, whose translation is MGEHEKSFVDENELRKIMHQYGTSILKLTYSYVKNWATAEDIVQETFITYSQKFYQFKGNSSLKTWLYKIAINKSKDFLKSPKNKLKYLNLTKLKLSSNMKSPDEEIAKNTEADLVAKCLYKVDIKYREVLILYYYEDLSIKEIVHLLSLSESNVKTRLNRGRKKFKIHYVKEVEDSGRKITGAKDVLE
- a CDS encoding VOC family protein; the protein is MTFKSQDFFLNLSVKDINKATHFYKELGFEINPQFSDETTSCVIIGENIFAMIMVEERFKSFTKKEIVDTNIAAEAIFCISTESREQDDEIVNKALSIGGAPYNEAQDHGFVYIWGFEDLDGHLWEVAYMDKSAS
- a CDS encoding VOC family protein, translated to MSKIIPHLWYDNEAKEAAEFYVSVFPESEITDITTLYDTPSGDCDQVSFTLWGQEFMSISAGPFFTFNPSISFFVHFDKSQDENADEKLVEVWDKLSEGGQALMPLNQYPFSDKYGWIQDKYGVTWQLMLTNSEGEERPTIVPSFLFVGDKCGKAEEAVNFYLSIFNNAQMGNIAHYPAGMEPDKEGSVMFSDFMLESQWFAAMDSGKPHGFDFNEAISFMVKCDSQEEIDNYWNKLSVVPEAEECGWLKDQFGVSWQIVPTEMDEMLRNGTADQINRVTKAFLGMKKFNIAELRRAYNGE
- a CDS encoding NUDIX hydrolase, coding for MQKRIIRPIVICIFSNQNSILVAEGFDSVKGDYFYRPIGGGMEFGESSADALVREITEEINQEITNLSYLGAVENFFTFNGDTGHEIVMVYDAQFVDQTIYHIESFEGIEDDGEKINLFWKPLSDFVEGRLRLVPEALMTLIQQK
- a CDS encoding nucleotidyltransferase domain-containing protein; translated protein: MGFVSKYSVRDSKLPIHRNKLLDNVLNDFKSDPQVLGIVLGGSLAKGNADRYSDIDLHIIVKPDSKPDFIREKRERSKKWGNVLYFEGSDHTPVLVTHYECFVKIDTFYKEPKELTPSIWLKGLQALYDPHGIISKVLEQSAKLDHRPAKGEVEFWREKIFAFFHETYRAVMRNESYYALANLDKIRWLIVSGWYMEAGYRVDSLYGNWSKLEGGRSNLKEWQLSLLAEWDCSRSSQEIMKTVASILPEFFRLNKQLSRKTGLAEKKEWCEKIVYLVL